The following coding sequences are from one Lipingzhangella halophila window:
- a CDS encoding sensor histidine kinase, whose translation MAVHLARKRGDEVPEALLAIQEASGEANRELRSTLEVLREPAPEGHPAAGDRASLEHLDALVARTRLTGLSVSATVNGQRPKIPTAVDRTAYRIIQEALTNVTRHAGAGASATIRLDYGRDGFSVRVEDDGRAAAEEPHVPGTGLLGMRERVMALGGDVTVGPRPEGGFRVHAELPLRSAEQGSVSAEASS comes from the coding sequence GTGGCGGTGCATCTGGCGCGCAAACGCGGCGACGAGGTGCCCGAGGCGCTGCTCGCCATCCAGGAGGCCAGCGGCGAGGCCAACCGCGAGTTGCGCTCGACCCTTGAGGTGCTGCGCGAGCCGGCCCCGGAGGGGCACCCGGCGGCCGGTGACCGCGCGAGCCTGGAGCACCTGGATGCGCTGGTGGCCAGGACGCGCTTGACCGGGCTCTCCGTCTCGGCGACCGTCAACGGCCAACGGCCGAAGATACCGACAGCGGTCGACCGCACCGCCTACCGGATCATTCAGGAGGCGCTGACCAACGTCACCCGGCACGCTGGCGCGGGCGCCTCCGCGACCATCCGTCTGGACTACGGTCGCGATGGGTTCTCGGTGCGTGTCGAGGACGACGGGCGGGCCGCCGCCGAGGAACCGCATGTGCCCGGTACGGGTTTGCTCGGCATGCGTGAACGCGTCATGGCCCTCGGCGGTGACGTCACGGTCGGGCCGCGTCCTGAGGGCGGGTTCCGCGTCCACGCTGAGCTGCCGCTGCGTTCTGCGGAGCAGGGCAGCGTGTCGGCGGAGGCGAGCTCATGA
- a CDS encoding response regulator, whose protein sequence is MIRVLLADDQPLIRAGFRALLDAEDDITVVTEAADGQQALELAREHVPDVALVDVQMPVLDGIEATRRIAAEGRLDGMRVVILTNYGVDEYVYNALRAGAAGFLVKDIEPAELLQGVRVAARGDALLSPEITRRLIREYVSGPAQHAYPAALEKLTTREREVVGLVARGLSNDEIAGRMVISPATAKTHVSRAMVKAGARDRAHLVVLAYETGLVTARNTGEPDT, encoded by the coding sequence ATGATCCGGGTGTTGCTGGCCGACGACCAGCCGTTGATCCGGGCGGGGTTCCGTGCGCTGTTGGACGCCGAGGACGACATCACTGTGGTCACCGAGGCCGCCGATGGCCAGCAGGCGTTGGAGCTGGCGCGCGAGCATGTTCCCGACGTCGCGCTGGTCGACGTGCAGATGCCGGTGCTGGACGGGATCGAGGCGACCCGGCGCATCGCCGCGGAGGGACGTCTGGACGGAATGCGTGTCGTGATCCTGACCAACTACGGGGTGGACGAGTACGTGTACAACGCACTGCGCGCCGGGGCCGCGGGCTTTCTGGTCAAGGACATCGAACCGGCCGAGCTGCTCCAGGGGGTGCGCGTCGCCGCCCGCGGCGACGCGCTGCTGTCCCCGGAGATCACCCGCCGCCTCATCCGGGAGTACGTCTCCGGCCCCGCCCAGCACGCCTACCCGGCCGCGTTGGAGAAGCTGACCACACGAGAACGCGAAGTGGTCGGTCTGGTCGCGCGCGGGCTCTCCAACGACGAGATCGCCGGCCGTATGGTGATCAGCCCGGCCACCGCCAAGACCCATGTCAGCCGCGCCATGGTGAAAGCGGGAGCGCGGGACCGCGCCCATCTGGTGGTGCTGGCCTACGAGACGGGCCTGGTGACGGCCCGAAACACCGGCGAACCGGATACGTGA
- a CDS encoding phosphoketolase family protein, giving the protein MTATEARPRQALDPADLDRIDRYWRAANYLSVGQIFLVDNPLLREPLRPEHIKPRLLGHWGTVPGLNFLYAHLSHQANKRGTEMMWIVGPGHGGPATVATAWLDGTYTDIYPDVTQDAEGMRKLFRQFSFPGGVPSHNAPEVPGSIHEGGELGYSLAHAHGAAFDNPGLVVATVIGDGEAETGPLAASWQSHRFSNPARDGAVLPILHLNGYKIANPSLLARIPEQELLSLLEGNGYRPHVVSADDPETAHARMADALGSALDEIADIQHNARESGRVSGARWPMLVLRSPKGWTGPHEVGGLPVEGTWRSHQIPLAAVRDDPEQMRALESWMHSYRPGELFDSSGAPLPEVCAPLPAPERRLSASPHANGGLLLKDLRLPDIRQYAVQVPEPGTEHHQATRVLGGYIRDVIRANPRTFRMMGPDETTSNKLDTAFEAGGRAWAAERLPTDEYLDPDGRVMEVLSEHLCQGWLEGYLLTGRHGLFNSYEAFVHIVDSMFNQHAKWLKVTRDLPWRRPISSLNYLLSSHVWQQDHNGFTHQDPGFLNHVLNKVPEIIRMYLPPDTNSALVTTDQCLRMRDTINVVVAGKHPALSFLSMDRAQAHLARGAGIWEWASTDDGAEPDVVLACAGDAPTRETLAAAALVREHLPELRVRVVNVVDLMRLTAAHPHGMSDRQFDALFTAHKPVIFAFHGYPSLIHRLTYRRNGHENLHVRGYKEEGTTTTPFDMLMLNDLDRFHLVMDVIDHLPGLGVRAAHLRQRMQDERMRCRAHTRVYGEDPPDIRDWTWG; this is encoded by the coding sequence ATGACGGCGACCGAAGCGCGACCCAGACAGGCGTTGGATCCGGCGGACCTCGATCGGATCGACCGGTACTGGCGGGCGGCGAACTACCTTTCGGTGGGCCAGATCTTCCTGGTCGACAACCCGTTGCTGCGCGAACCGCTGCGGCCGGAGCACATCAAGCCGCGGCTGCTCGGGCACTGGGGGACGGTGCCGGGGCTGAACTTCCTCTACGCGCACCTCTCGCACCAGGCCAATAAGCGTGGCACCGAGATGATGTGGATTGTCGGGCCCGGGCACGGCGGGCCGGCCACGGTGGCCACCGCCTGGCTCGACGGTACCTACACCGACATCTACCCTGATGTCACCCAGGACGCCGAGGGGATGCGCAAGCTGTTCCGCCAGTTCTCGTTCCCGGGCGGCGTCCCGAGCCACAATGCGCCGGAGGTCCCGGGGTCGATCCACGAGGGCGGGGAGCTGGGCTACTCACTGGCGCACGCCCACGGCGCGGCGTTCGACAACCCCGGCCTCGTCGTGGCCACCGTGATCGGCGATGGGGAGGCCGAGACCGGTCCGCTGGCCGCGAGCTGGCAGTCGCACCGGTTCAGCAACCCCGCCCGGGACGGTGCGGTACTCCCGATCCTGCACCTCAACGGGTACAAGATCGCCAACCCGTCGCTGCTGGCGCGCATCCCCGAGCAGGAACTGCTCTCGCTCCTGGAGGGCAACGGCTACCGGCCGCACGTCGTCTCCGCCGACGACCCCGAGACAGCGCACGCGCGGATGGCCGACGCGCTCGGCTCCGCGCTCGACGAGATCGCCGACATCCAGCACAACGCACGGGAAAGCGGACGCGTGTCGGGCGCCCGGTGGCCCATGCTGGTACTGCGCAGCCCGAAGGGCTGGACCGGTCCGCACGAGGTCGGCGGGCTTCCGGTCGAGGGAACCTGGCGCTCCCACCAGATCCCGCTGGCGGCCGTGCGCGACGATCCGGAGCAAATGCGGGCGCTGGAGTCGTGGATGCACTCCTACCGGCCGGGGGAGTTGTTCGACTCCAGTGGTGCGCCGTTGCCGGAGGTCTGCGCCCCGCTCCCGGCGCCCGAGCGCCGGCTCAGCGCCAGCCCGCACGCCAACGGCGGCCTGCTACTGAAGGACCTGCGGCTGCCCGACATCCGGCAGTACGCGGTGCAGGTGCCCGAACCCGGGACGGAGCACCACCAGGCCACCCGGGTCCTCGGCGGGTACATCCGCGACGTCATCCGCGCCAACCCGCGCACCTTCCGCATGATGGGTCCCGACGAGACGACCTCCAATAAGCTCGACACCGCCTTCGAGGCAGGTGGGCGCGCCTGGGCCGCGGAACGTCTGCCCACCGACGAGTACCTCGACCCCGACGGCCGTGTCATGGAGGTGCTCAGCGAACACCTCTGCCAGGGCTGGCTTGAGGGCTACCTGCTCACCGGCAGGCACGGGCTGTTCAACAGTTACGAAGCGTTCGTGCACATCGTGGACTCGATGTTCAACCAGCACGCCAAGTGGCTCAAGGTCACCCGGGACCTGCCGTGGCGCCGCCCGATCTCCTCGCTGAACTACCTGCTCAGCTCGCACGTGTGGCAGCAGGACCACAACGGGTTCACCCACCAGGACCCCGGGTTCCTGAACCACGTGCTGAACAAGGTGCCCGAGATCATCCGGATGTACCTGCCGCCGGACACGAACTCGGCCCTGGTCACCACCGACCAGTGCCTGCGCATGCGGGACACGATCAACGTGGTGGTCGCCGGCAAGCACCCCGCGCTCAGCTTCCTCTCGATGGACCGGGCGCAGGCGCACCTGGCGCGCGGAGCGGGCATCTGGGAATGGGCGAGCACGGACGACGGGGCCGAACCCGACGTCGTTCTGGCCTGCGCGGGCGACGCCCCGACCCGGGAGACCCTCGCCGCTGCGGCACTCGTCCGCGAGCACCTGCCCGAACTGCGGGTGCGGGTGGTCAACGTGGTCGACCTGATGCGGCTCACTGCGGCACACCCGCACGGGATGTCCGATCGCCAGTTCGACGCGCTGTTCACCGCGCACAAGCCCGTCATCTTCGCGTTCCACGGCTACCCCTCGCTGATCCACCGGCTCACCTACCGGCGCAACGGCCACGAGAACCTGCACGTGCGCGGGTACAAGGAGGAGGGCACCACCACCACGCCGTTCGACATGCTCATGCTGAACGACCTCGACCGCTTCCACCTGGTCATGGACGTGATCGACCACCTTCCCGGGCTCGGGGTCCGGGCGGCTCACCTGCGCCAGCGGATGCAGGACGAGCGGATGCGCTGCCGTGCCCACACCCGCGTGTACGGCGAGGACCCGCCCGACATCCGCGACTGGACGTGGGGATGA
- a CDS encoding acetate/propionate family kinase: MRVLVVNTGSSSVKLRLVDPDGALADRADPPLDNGTVSAERLATEVERFSGVDAVGHRVVHGGSAFRRPTALDDEVVARLRDLTGLAPLHQPKAVSGIAAMRSVLPGVPQVACFDSMFHADLPPEAATYAIPREWREKYAPRRYGFHGISHAYAARRAGDMLGDDPGRLVIAHLGAGASLAAVRGGRSVDTTMGFTPLEGLVMGTRSGDVDPGLVLWLLREAGLDPDEVGDGLEWRSGLAGLTGSADMRDVVSRAGGDDPDAALGLAVYLHRLRAKIAAMAAALDGVDTLVFTGGVGEHQPAVRAGAADGLGFLGIGIDPEANDAASPDTEITASGARVRSLVVEAREELEIARDVRALLRPH, encoded by the coding sequence ATGCGGGTGCTGGTGGTCAACACGGGGTCGAGCAGCGTGAAGCTCCGCCTGGTCGACCCGGACGGCGCGCTCGCCGACCGCGCCGATCCGCCGCTCGACAACGGGACCGTTTCCGCGGAGCGGCTGGCCACCGAGGTCGAGCGGTTCAGCGGCGTGGACGCCGTCGGCCACCGCGTCGTGCACGGCGGTAGTGCGTTCCGGCGCCCAACGGCCCTGGACGACGAGGTCGTGGCGCGGCTGCGCGACCTCACTGGGCTGGCGCCGCTGCACCAGCCCAAGGCGGTGTCGGGTATCGCCGCGATGCGGAGCGTGCTGCCCGGCGTGCCCCAGGTGGCCTGCTTCGACTCGATGTTCCACGCGGACCTCCCGCCAGAGGCCGCCACCTACGCCATCCCGCGCGAGTGGCGGGAGAAGTACGCGCCGCGCCGCTACGGTTTCCACGGCATCTCGCACGCCTACGCCGCGCGCCGCGCCGGTGACATGCTCGGCGATGATCCCGGTCGGCTGGTCATCGCGCACCTGGGAGCGGGGGCGTCGCTGGCGGCGGTGCGCGGCGGACGCTCCGTCGACACCACCATGGGCTTCACGCCACTGGAGGGCCTGGTCATGGGCACACGCAGTGGTGACGTCGATCCCGGGCTGGTGCTGTGGTTGCTGCGCGAAGCGGGGCTGGACCCCGATGAGGTCGGAGACGGGCTGGAGTGGCGATCCGGCCTGGCCGGGCTGACCGGGAGCGCGGACATGCGCGACGTCGTGTCCCGGGCGGGCGGGGACGACCCCGACGCCGCCCTGGGGCTCGCCGTCTACCTGCACCGGCTGCGCGCCAAGATCGCCGCCATGGCCGCCGCGCTCGACGGCGTCGACACGCTCGTCTTCACCGGCGGGGTGGGCGAGCACCAGCCCGCTGTGCGGGCGGGCGCCGCGGACGGGCTGGGCTTCCTCGGGATCGGGATCGACCCGGAGGCCAACGACGCGGCGTCTCCCGACACCGAGATCACAGCGTCGGGAGCCCGGGTGCGCAGCCTGGTGGTCGAGGCCCGCGAGGAACTGGAGATCGCCCGCGACGTGCGAGCCCTGCTGCGACCGCACTGA
- a CDS encoding acyl-CoA dehydrogenase family protein, which translates to MMAEPSIRPNEAALRELLDGPWAHVRQKARDHLRGELFAPVAGLDVEQHRDRVMEQLAAIAATEIPGYGFSSAYGGSDDVGASVVAFEMLVCDLSLMVKVGVQWGLFGGAIQALGTEEHHARYLPRVISLRLPGCFAMTETGHGSDVQRLRTTARYDPRTEEFVVHTPDDDARKDYIGNAARDGMAAVVFAQLITGDTNHGVHALLVPVRDADGHPLPGVRIEDCGLKAGLNGVDNGRLWFDHVRVPRTALLNRYGDVAPDGSYTSPIDNPDRRFFTMLGTLVRGRISVAGGAGTAAKAALAIAIRYADARRQFERPDGGEVALLDYRAHQRRLLPALARSYALHFAQEELVRTLDDKSRESFSDQDQRKLESRAAGIKAVSTWHATQTIQTCREACGGAGYLAQNRLPQLKADTDVFTTFEGDNTVLLQLVAKGLLTHYRDSFGALDPKEMARFVAGQFLGVVIERTAARPLIERLVDATRRRGESDIRDRGWQLDLLEDREKHVVEGLARRLRRTGSGTAAFEAFNDAQDHVLKAGRAHVDRVVLEAFVAAIDRCADPETKEVLDRLCDLYVLSVVEEDRAWFLEHGRLTAPRAKAVTEAVNSLCAELRPHAVTLASAFGLPDEWLAAPIALGAEEARQEEQRVGG; encoded by the coding sequence ATGATGGCTGAACCTAGCATCCGGCCGAACGAGGCCGCGTTGCGCGAGTTGCTCGACGGGCCGTGGGCCCATGTCCGCCAGAAAGCCCGGGACCACCTGCGCGGAGAGCTGTTCGCCCCGGTCGCGGGGCTCGACGTGGAGCAGCACCGCGACCGCGTCATGGAGCAGCTCGCAGCGATCGCGGCGACCGAGATTCCCGGGTACGGGTTCTCCTCGGCGTATGGCGGCTCCGACGACGTGGGCGCCTCCGTCGTCGCGTTCGAGATGCTGGTGTGCGACCTCTCGCTCATGGTGAAGGTCGGCGTGCAGTGGGGCCTGTTCGGCGGCGCCATCCAGGCACTGGGCACCGAGGAACACCATGCCCGGTACCTGCCCCGGGTCATCTCGCTCCGGCTGCCGGGCTGCTTCGCGATGACCGAGACGGGACACGGATCGGACGTGCAGCGGCTGCGCACGACGGCGCGCTACGACCCCCGCACCGAGGAGTTCGTCGTGCACACCCCCGACGACGACGCGCGCAAGGACTACATCGGCAACGCGGCCCGCGACGGTATGGCGGCCGTGGTCTTCGCCCAGCTCATCACCGGTGATACGAACCACGGTGTGCACGCGCTGCTGGTGCCGGTCCGCGACGCCGACGGGCATCCCCTCCCCGGCGTGCGCATTGAGGACTGCGGTCTCAAGGCGGGGCTCAACGGTGTCGACAACGGCCGGCTCTGGTTCGACCACGTGCGGGTTCCCAGGACCGCACTGCTGAACCGGTACGGCGATGTCGCCCCCGACGGCAGCTACACCAGCCCGATCGACAACCCCGACCGCCGCTTCTTCACCATGCTCGGCACGCTCGTGCGCGGGCGGATCAGCGTCGCGGGCGGCGCCGGAACCGCGGCGAAGGCGGCACTGGCCATCGCCATCCGGTACGCGGACGCCCGCCGCCAGTTCGAACGGCCCGACGGCGGGGAGGTCGCGCTGCTGGACTACCGCGCGCACCAGCGCCGCCTGCTACCCGCTCTGGCCCGCAGCTACGCCCTGCACTTCGCCCAGGAGGAGCTGGTGCGGACACTGGACGACAAGTCCCGGGAGTCCTTCAGCGACCAGGACCAGCGGAAACTGGAGTCCCGCGCCGCGGGCATCAAGGCCGTCAGCACCTGGCACGCCACGCAGACGATCCAGACCTGCCGGGAGGCGTGCGGCGGCGCCGGCTACCTGGCGCAGAACCGGCTGCCGCAGCTCAAGGCGGACACCGACGTGTTCACCACGTTCGAGGGTGACAACACGGTGCTGCTGCAGCTCGTCGCCAAAGGGCTCCTCACCCACTACCGGGACTCTTTCGGCGCCCTCGACCCCAAGGAGATGGCCCGGTTCGTGGCCGGGCAGTTCCTCGGCGTCGTGATCGAGCGGACCGCCGCCCGGCCGCTGATCGAACGGCTGGTCGACGCCACCCGGCGGCGCGGCGAGTCCGACATCCGGGACCGCGGCTGGCAGCTCGATCTGCTGGAGGACCGCGAGAAGCACGTCGTCGAAGGGTTGGCGCGGCGGCTGCGCAGGACAGGCTCCGGCACCGCCGCGTTCGAGGCGTTCAACGACGCCCAGGACCACGTGCTCAAGGCCGGGCGGGCGCACGTCGACCGGGTCGTCCTGGAAGCCTTCGTCGCCGCGATCGACCGGTGCGCCGACCCCGAAACCAAAGAGGTGCTCGACAGGCTGTGCGACCTCTACGTGCTCTCCGTCGTGGAGGAGGACCGCGCCTGGTTCCTGGAGCACGGGCGGCTGACCGCACCGCGCGCGAAGGCGGTGACCGAGGCCGTGAACTCGCTGTGCGCGGAACTGCGCCCGCACGCGGTCACTCTCGCCAGCGCGTTCGGCCTGCCCGACGAGTGGCTGGCCGCACCGATCGCCCTGGGCGCCGAGGAGGCCCGCCAGGAGGAGCAACGGGTCGGGGGCTGA
- a CDS encoding GNAT family N-acetyltransferase — MTADDDRIDIRDTRTSDVAAIVDLAEKGAAMTPETSPADTQERRHSHVRGMVDDATAVSLVATRDDRVCGYLLSMVLPAPPEPSGSGGAGPVGYVTDFAVAAPDDWWAAGTALLGRARQRLRDMGAERVLVPVDAPDPAKRAFLWRSGLTLGFERYEARLV, encoded by the coding sequence ATGACGGCTGACGATGACCGGATCGACATCCGGGACACGCGTACCTCCGACGTCGCGGCGATCGTGGACCTCGCGGAGAAGGGCGCCGCGATGACACCGGAAACCTCCCCCGCGGACACTCAGGAACGGCGGCACTCGCACGTGCGGGGCATGGTTGACGACGCCACCGCGGTCTCCCTTGTCGCCACGCGCGACGACCGGGTGTGCGGATACCTCCTCTCGATGGTCCTGCCGGCGCCGCCAGAGCCGTCCGGATCCGGCGGCGCCGGACCGGTCGGCTACGTGACCGACTTCGCCGTGGCCGCCCCCGACGACTGGTGGGCGGCCGGTACCGCCCTGCTCGGCAGGGCCCGGCAACGGCTGCGGGACATGGGGGCCGAGCGCGTGCTCGTCCCCGTTGACGCGCCCGACCCGGCGAAGCGCGCCTTCCTGTGGCGGTCCGGGCTGACCCTGGGGTTCGAACGGTACGAGGCACGCCTGGTGTGA
- the egtA gene encoding ergothioneine biosynthesis glutamate--cysteine ligase EgtA has protein sequence MTYLTESDVHNYVNGICFKTGPPGRVGVEAEWLVTDKQEPHLPVPVHQLATLIDEAGPLPNGSAITFEPGGQLELSSPPLSGPATACSALAADLAHVEKQLNEAGLRLEGSGLDPHRRPSRQLALPRYVAMERYFDGGGGPSGRAMMCSTASLQICLDIGADRADLQRRWQLVHRLGPVLLAAFANSPRWRGRPTGWRSTRWAIWAAIDSSRTRPAAGGDPIAAWTGYALAARTMAVPRAEGPWLVDPGLAFGAWLAGGRTPRPTPDDLEYHLSTLFPPVRPRGWLELRMVDALPDPWWPVPVAVAAALVDDPAAARVASAATERLCGGARPGRGIWLAAARDALTDRGIAACARACFAAACEALTGMGAASLVPVVEAYRERYVDRGRCPADDQLASGGEQ, from the coding sequence ATGACGTACCTCACCGAATCGGACGTTCATAACTACGTCAACGGCATCTGTTTCAAGACCGGCCCACCGGGACGCGTCGGAGTCGAGGCCGAATGGCTCGTAACCGACAAGCAGGAGCCGCACCTCCCGGTCCCGGTGCACCAGCTCGCCACACTCATCGACGAAGCCGGACCGCTTCCCAACGGCAGCGCCATCACCTTCGAACCCGGTGGGCAGCTTGAGCTCAGCTCGCCGCCCCTTTCGGGACCCGCCACCGCCTGCTCCGCGCTCGCCGCCGACCTGGCCCACGTGGAGAAGCAACTGAACGAGGCCGGACTCCGCCTCGAAGGCAGTGGCCTCGACCCGCACCGCCGCCCGAGCCGGCAACTCGCCCTGCCCCGCTACGTCGCGATGGAACGCTACTTCGACGGGGGCGGTGGCCCCAGCGGCCGGGCGATGATGTGCAGCACCGCCTCGCTGCAGATCTGCCTCGACATCGGAGCGGACCGCGCTGACTTGCAACGTCGCTGGCAGCTCGTGCACCGGCTCGGACCGGTCCTGCTCGCGGCATTCGCCAACTCGCCCCGGTGGCGGGGCCGGCCGACCGGTTGGCGCTCCACGCGGTGGGCGATCTGGGCCGCCATCGACTCTTCCCGCACCCGCCCCGCCGCGGGCGGCGACCCGATCGCCGCATGGACCGGCTACGCGCTCGCCGCCCGGACCATGGCGGTGCCGCGCGCCGAGGGGCCGTGGCTTGTTGACCCGGGACTGGCGTTCGGGGCGTGGCTGGCCGGCGGACGCACCCCGCGCCCCACGCCCGACGACCTTGAATACCACCTGAGCACCCTGTTTCCGCCCGTTCGGCCGCGCGGGTGGCTGGAGCTGCGGATGGTCGACGCGCTGCCCGACCCGTGGTGGCCGGTGCCCGTTGCCGTGGCGGCCGCCCTCGTGGACGATCCCGCCGCCGCCCGCGTCGCGTCGGCGGCGACCGAGCGGTTGTGCGGCGGCGCCCGGCCCGGCCGGGGAATCTGGCTGGCCGCTGCCCGCGACGCGCTGACCGACCGCGGGATCGCCGCCTGCGCCCGGGCCTGCTTCGCCGCGGCGTGCGAGGCGCTGACCGGCATGGGAGCAGCGAGCCTCGTTCCGGTGGTCGAGGCCTACCGCGAGCGTTATGTGGACCGGGGCCGCTGCCCCGCTGACGACCAACTGGCATCCGGAGGGGAGCAATGA
- the egtB gene encoding ergothioneine biosynthesis protein EgtB produces MSEQPTREPRNPSAASGEDGPPPATADVGQARERIAAELGRVRERSLGLTVESLEESELVAQHSPLMSPLVWDLAHVGNYEEQWLVRAAAGQDALRPDIDILYDAFENPRSARVELPLLTPTEAQEYNARVRSRVLDSLERAPLDEGGAGLLDGGFVYHMVIQHEHQHDETMLATHQLRRGDPALPGVAAQPPAGTSPPDPSEIRIEAGPFTMGTTADPWAYDNERPAHTVDLPAYWIDSHAVTNAAHMDFIADGGYDDPRWWSEEGWEWRTRSGKRAPAFWHRDGERWLRRRFGRVEPVPPEEPVQHVCFHEAEAHARWAGKRLPTEAEWEKAARYDPRTGVSHRFPWGGREPGPEHANLDQRLLRPAPAGAFPSGGAPTGVRQMLGDVWEWTSTEFAGYPGFRAFPYPEYSEVFFGQGYRVLRGGSWATHPTAVRCTFRNWDHPIRRQIFSGFRCARDAEPV; encoded by the coding sequence ATGAGCGAGCAGCCAACCAGGGAGCCGCGGAACCCGAGCGCGGCCAGTGGCGAGGACGGGCCGCCGCCAGCGACCGCGGACGTCGGGCAGGCGCGCGAGCGCATCGCCGCCGAGCTCGGGCGGGTGCGGGAACGGAGCCTCGGCCTCACGGTCGAAAGCCTGGAGGAGTCCGAGCTCGTCGCCCAGCACTCGCCGCTGATGTCCCCGTTGGTATGGGACCTGGCGCACGTCGGCAACTACGAGGAGCAGTGGCTGGTACGCGCCGCGGCCGGCCAGGACGCCCTGCGCCCCGACATCGACATCCTCTACGACGCGTTCGAGAACCCCCGCTCCGCGCGCGTCGAGCTGCCGTTGCTGACCCCCACGGAGGCCCAGGAGTACAACGCCCGGGTCCGCTCCCGGGTGCTCGACTCGCTGGAGCGGGCACCCCTGGACGAAGGGGGAGCGGGCCTGCTCGACGGCGGGTTCGTCTACCACATGGTCATCCAGCACGAGCACCAGCACGACGAGACGATGCTGGCCACCCACCAGCTCCGGCGCGGCGATCCGGCCCTTCCCGGCGTCGCCGCCCAACCGCCGGCCGGCACATCGCCGCCGGACCCCTCGGAGATCCGCATCGAGGCCGGGCCGTTCACGATGGGTACCACCGCCGACCCCTGGGCCTACGACAACGAGCGGCCCGCCCACACGGTCGACCTGCCCGCCTACTGGATCGACAGCCATGCCGTGACGAACGCGGCGCACATGGACTTCATCGCCGACGGTGGCTACGACGACCCGCGCTGGTGGAGCGAAGAGGGGTGGGAGTGGCGCACCCGCTCGGGCAAGCGCGCGCCAGCGTTCTGGCACCGCGACGGCGAGCGGTGGCTGCGCCGCCGTTTCGGCCGGGTCGAGCCGGTGCCCCCGGAGGAACCGGTGCAGCACGTCTGCTTCCACGAGGCCGAGGCGCACGCCCGCTGGGCCGGCAAGCGGCTGCCCACCGAGGCCGAATGGGAGAAAGCCGCGCGCTACGACCCGCGAACCGGTGTCTCGCACCGGTTCCCCTGGGGAGGCCGGGAACCCGGCCCGGAGCACGCCAACCTCGACCAGCGGCTGCTGAGGCCCGCGCCAGCGGGGGCGTTCCCGTCCGGAGGCGCGCCCACGGGCGTCCGGCAGATGCTCGGCGACGTCTGGGAGTGGACCTCGACCGAGTTCGCCGGCTATCCCGGGTTCCGCGCGTTCCCCTACCCGGAGTACTCGGAGGTCTTCTTCGGCCAGGGTTACCGGGTGCTGCGCGGCGGCTCGTGGGCCACCCACCCCACCGCGGTGCGGTGCACGTTCCGCAACTGGGATCACCCCATACGCCGGCAGATCTTCAGCGGCTTCCGCTGCGCCCGCGACGCGGAGCCCGTCTGA
- the egtC gene encoding ergothioneine biosynthesis protein EgtC produces the protein MCRHLAYLGPPVTLYELLYGPPHSLHTQSYAPREQSHGTVNADGFGVGWYPYSESEPASGDTGRPNGPGPLRYRRAMPIWADASFADAARAIRATCVVAAVRDATPGFGMDESCAQPFRGDTWLFSHNGATGDDAALTERLGQPPPAGVLDARTPVDSAPLFAHAVRLWRKGEDLGAALASVTREARACAPGRYNLLAADGRQLAGTAAGDTLYTRTTHDGGVYLASEPFDDNPAWRRVPDGSLVVAGPNGAAITAVA, from the coding sequence ATGTGCCGGCACCTGGCCTACCTCGGGCCGCCGGTCACGCTGTACGAGCTGCTGTACGGCCCGCCCCACTCGCTGCACACCCAGTCGTACGCGCCGCGTGAGCAGAGCCACGGCACGGTGAACGCCGACGGGTTCGGTGTGGGGTGGTACCCGTATTCCGAGTCCGAACCCGCCAGCGGGGACACCGGCCGCCCGAACGGTCCCGGCCCGCTGCGCTACCGCCGGGCCATGCCGATCTGGGCCGACGCGTCGTTCGCCGACGCCGCCCGGGCGATCCGCGCGACCTGCGTGGTCGCCGCCGTCCGGGACGCCACACCCGGCTTCGGGATGGACGAGTCCTGTGCCCAACCGTTCCGCGGTGACACCTGGCTCTTCAGCCACAACGGCGCCACCGGGGACGACGCGGCCCTCACCGAACGCCTCGGCCAGCCCCCGCCCGCCGGAGTGCTCGACGCGCGCACCCCGGTCGACTCCGCTCCCTTGTTCGCGCACGCCGTACGGCTGTGGCGGAAAGGCGAGGACCTGGGGGCGGCGCTGGCGTCGGTAACCCGCGAGGCCCGGGCGTGCGCACCGGGCCGCTACAACCTGCTCGCCGCCGACGGTCGCCAGCTCGCCGGTACCGCCGCCGGCGACACCCTCTACACGCGCACCACCCACGACGGCGGCGTGTACCTCGCCTCCGAACCCTTTGACGACAATCCCGCCTGGCGGCGGGTCCCGGACGGATCGCTGGTCGTCGCCGGCCCCAACGGCGCCGCGATCACCGCGGTCGCCTAG